One Anabas testudineus chromosome 15, fAnaTes1.2, whole genome shotgun sequence genomic window carries:
- the rgs17 gene encoding regulator of G-protein signaling 17 isoform X1 — MMHSEQIRHDSTLSHHPRSVSGVEMRKRQAAHIEAPPQAPGQPRPNTCCLCWCGCCKCLWNEDRIERSERQTCTKMDSIEAAEEQHPSLEEVLSWARSFEMMLRSLEGREIFREFLRSEYSEDNLLFWLACEDLKKETNPSVVDEKARIIYEDYVSILSPKEVSLDSRVREGINQSLAEPSNLMYEEAQLQIYTLMHRDSFPRFLNSSVYRDLLASRRRTCLDT; from the exons ATGATGCATTCAGAACAAATCCGACACGACAGCACACTGAGTCACCAT CCCCGAAGTGTGAGTGGAGTagagatgagaaaaagacaggcGGCACACATCGAGGCCCCGCCCCAGGCCCCAGGACAGCCCCGACCCAACACCTGCTGCCTTTGTTGGTGTGGCTGCTGCAAGTGTCTCTG GAATGAAGACAGGATAGAGAGGAGTGAACGGCAGACGTGCACCAAGATGGACAGTATTGAAGCTGCAGAAGAACA ACACCCCAGTCTGGAGGAGGTACTGTCGTGGGCACGGAGCTTTGAGATGATGCTGCGCTCCTTGGAAGGCCGGGAGATCTTCCGGGAGTTCCTGCGCTCAGAGTATAGTGAGGACAACCTGCTATTCTGGTTGGCCTGTGAAGATCTGAAAAAGGAGACAAATCCCTCTGTGGTGGATGAGAAGGCCAGGATCATATATGAAGACTATGTGTCCATATTGTCACCCAAAGAG GTCAGTCTGGACTCTCGGGTCAGAGAAGGAATAAACCAGAGCCTGGCGGAGCCCAGCAACCTGATGTACGAGGAGGCCCAGCTCCAGATCTACACCCTGATGCACCGCGACTCCTTCCCCCGTTTCCTCAACTCCTCCGTTTACAGAGACCTCCTGGCCAGCAGGAGGCGCACCTGCCTCGACACCTAG
- the rgs17 gene encoding regulator of G-protein signaling 17 isoform X2 gives MPRSVSGVEMRKRQAAHIEAPPQAPGQPRPNTCCLCWCGCCKCLWNEDRIERSERQTCTKMDSIEAAEEQHPSLEEVLSWARSFEMMLRSLEGREIFREFLRSEYSEDNLLFWLACEDLKKETNPSVVDEKARIIYEDYVSILSPKEVSLDSRVREGINQSLAEPSNLMYEEAQLQIYTLMHRDSFPRFLNSSVYRDLLASRRRTCLDT, from the exons CCCCGAAGTGTGAGTGGAGTagagatgagaaaaagacaggcGGCACACATCGAGGCCCCGCCCCAGGCCCCAGGACAGCCCCGACCCAACACCTGCTGCCTTTGTTGGTGTGGCTGCTGCAAGTGTCTCTG GAATGAAGACAGGATAGAGAGGAGTGAACGGCAGACGTGCACCAAGATGGACAGTATTGAAGCTGCAGAAGAACA ACACCCCAGTCTGGAGGAGGTACTGTCGTGGGCACGGAGCTTTGAGATGATGCTGCGCTCCTTGGAAGGCCGGGAGATCTTCCGGGAGTTCCTGCGCTCAGAGTATAGTGAGGACAACCTGCTATTCTGGTTGGCCTGTGAAGATCTGAAAAAGGAGACAAATCCCTCTGTGGTGGATGAGAAGGCCAGGATCATATATGAAGACTATGTGTCCATATTGTCACCCAAAGAG GTCAGTCTGGACTCTCGGGTCAGAGAAGGAATAAACCAGAGCCTGGCGGAGCCCAGCAACCTGATGTACGAGGAGGCCCAGCTCCAGATCTACACCCTGATGCACCGCGACTCCTTCCCCCGTTTCCTCAACTCCTCCGTTTACAGAGACCTCCTGGCCAGCAGGAGGCGCACCTGCCTCGACACCTAG
- the pcnx2 gene encoding pecanex-like protein 1, whose translation MGSQVVQTLRQGVWASLTGGWYHDPDQNKFNNSCHLYLWIFLLMLPLSLHLALPPTTMALSIYCTSITVFFILIKLANYRLHLMFDKGEAVVRSSLSDLSKAPEKKSNASDSCVPASIRKSSTVPDSVAMTMLARKRPSPVIQVTVKQTETDPGLIGVDCSKSDEVKTLEGQCETATGGRSVEGRLQPSPEPSPDDLSSPSPNQAAPLLQAQQRPPSHAEKEDTHPVSASGAGNKDAEIIETGVAKEVIDVESSLPGTDREERTAEKNSEQHRIEDCEDKETADGETADEGLPPSKGSEDESEEESDVQNEPSDATINPLETPQDYQDDFIDVQEPAAQVEAVEETYCSDEIEVVLVDNSGPGPVSAHLDDSDTVKIIITMSCDPQTAARLEESVKQSLLENAQAQKDAGECHIKIPVITFDSPEEEKQEVEVEEGEEAASSEDDPTLKQQLTTSAKEEFHLCRETTSSLECPDPEQEHLGLQLTNDRTLSPQLTNDNSSSGIDVHSHPDDTDPLDPNVDSQGFLRIPPAMGRYGPGGRTHIRGLSMDSGKDAVLLSDRSHNTTTMTTSKSDLEAKEGQVPNESNFLEFVSLLGSLSTRGGGASTQEEEGSENKQEVGAAEEENLSVSVTSKPDETITETNTDNKPERPKPPTSLLTDTQQTIPPTHIPIVSPDSPQTDREKDPDYDSLPSQTSQSESSMLQVICRPEATNKEEAYTFHTVHRDRPRKLYAERALNLPLGAELITGNMCDLLSTSSNSECQDGMVGGHTDCPFQRRIIPAHRLRPRRTHPEIFQEEDSLDESSETSTQEKPSKKIYYKLKLFPGKWIDILYDRLTLLALLDRNQDVLENLIAVFMAFLVSFLGFVLLNHGCFKDFWVFQFCLVIASCQYSLLKSVQPDAASPTHGHNQLVAYSRAAYFCIFCSLIWLLEQLLRRNDLPVSTLYGVTIVCHDALRFLRDLLVGFTYCFPITFLVGLFPQINTFTIYLLEQIDMHLFGGAAATSLISAVYSILRSLIALSLLYGFCFGALKEPWDEQHTPALFSSFCGLLVVFSYHLSRQSSDPSILVSLIKSKVMPALVESEEEEEEEEDTDIKDPLPEKLQNSVKEILVSDVVVCSVAYILTFAITASTVFLSLKPFVTIVLYALAGTVGFVTHYLIPQLRKHHPWLWISHPVLKTKEYHQFEPREDAVLMWFERLYVGLLCFEKYVVYPAIVLSALTNDGFALSHRKKLGIHCDVLLTTVAGLKLLRSSFCDPSFQFLTLLFTLVFFHFDCPRASESFLLDFFIMSIIFHKMRELLLKLHFILVYIAPWQIAWGSAFHAFAQPFAVPHSAMLLLQTLLTTVFYTPLAPFLGSAIFISSYPRPIKFWERNYNTKRIDNSNSRLVSQVDKETGCDDNNLNSIFYEYLTRSLQHSLCGDLMLGRWGNYSAGDCFILASDYLNALVHLIEIGNGLVTFQLRGLEFRGTYCQQREVEAITEGVEEDDACCCCEPGHLPHMLSCNAAFNLRWLAWEVMATKYLLEGYSISENNAATMLQVYDLRKLLITYYLKSVIYYLVHSPKLSTWLKDATIQDALQSYTKWHHIERDPQVFSVKIDEDYVHCLQGVTRASFCNVYLEWIQYCAGKMETPVDSDEDSPLVTLSYALSVLGRRSLGTASHNMSNSLESFLYGFNTLFKGDFRIATKDEWVFADLDLLQKVVAPAVRMSLKLHQDHFTCLEETEEASILYEAITNYRSSLVICHESDPAWRKAVLSSRDTLLTLRHMIDDGSDEYKIIMLYKRHLCFKVIKINKECVRGLWAGQQQELVFLRNRNPERGSIQNSKQALRNMVNSSCDQPLGYPMYVSPLTTSYAGTHRTLRSIGGGALSLDTIRSWLCSKWLRVRKDNLTSCNSGVNMEDVDCGAGGSSSLSHNRPSSVTSNSLSLYQHRARTTHSHRHHNTARREYRSRSVQAQSQRPPVSSQSGPILDSGSNHGLVQRLSNSQLSFNTSIASIFSQVPRLSGAGGVSSQLQAAQHQQRSSQVSSSSSTLSLLFGKRSFSSGLVISGLSAAEGGNTTDTQSSSSVNIAIGPSHRSSSRATQWTSEPYESIDATHSNAAVTVKDGTQLSDRDCSQGLDKTQEDSASASTAPEPPDQKTV comes from the exons atgggcTCACAGGTTGTGCAAACCCTGCGTCAGGGAGTCTGGGCATCTTTGACCGGAGGCTGGTACCACGACCCGGACCAGAACAAATTCAACAACTCCTGCCACCTCTATCTGTGGATATTTCTCCTGATGTtgcctctgtctctccatctg GCTCTGCCCCCTACCACCATGGCTTTGAGCATCTACTGTACTTCCATCACTgtcttcttcatcctcatcaaGCTGGCCAACTACCGGCTGCACCTGATGTTTGACAAGGGTGAGGCGGTGGTTCGCAGCAGCCTCTCTGACCTCAGCAAGGCCCCAGAGAAGAAAAGTAATGCCTCTGATTCCTGCGTGCCTGCCAGCATCAG GAAGAGCAGCACAGTCCCTGACAGTGTTGCCATGACAATGTTGGCTCGGAAGCGTCCCAGCCCTGTGATCCAGGTGACAGTGAAACAGACTGAAACCGACCCAGGACTGATTGGAGTG GACTGTTCAAAGTCAGATGAGGTGAAGACCTTGGAAG GACAGTGTGAGACTGCTACAGGGGGGAGATCTGTGGAGGGACGCTTGCAACCAAGCCCAGAGCCTTCTCCAGATGACCTCTCCAGTCCCAGTCCCAACCAGGCTGCCCCTCTGCTGCAGGCCCAGCAGAGGCCCCCATCCCATGCTGAAAAAGAAGACACACATCCTGTATCTGCCAGTGGAGCAGGAAACAAGGatgcagaaataattgaaaCTGGAGTTGCAAAAGAAGTAATTGATGTGGAGAGCTCATTGCCAGGgactgacagagaggaaagaacagcagagaaaaactcAGAGCAGCACAGAATAGAGGACTGTGAGGACAAAGAGACTGCAGATGGGGAAACAGCTGATGAAGGTTTGCCTCCTTCTAAAGGAAGCGAGGACGAGAGTGAAGAGGAGAGCGATGTTCAAAATGAGCCCTCAGATGCCACCATTAATCCACTGGAGACTCCACAGGACTATCAGGATGATTTCATTGACGTCCAAGAACCTGCTGCACAG GTTGAGGCAGTGGAGGAGACATATTGTTCTGATGAGATTGAAGTGGTTCTGGTAGACAACTCTGGCCCTGGGCCTGTGTCAGCTCACCTGGACGACAGCGACACGGTCAAGATCATCATCACCATGAGCTGTGACCCTCAGACTGCTGCTCGGCTGGAGGAGAGCGTCAAGCAGAGTCTTCTGGAGAATGCACAG GCCCAGAAGGATGCAGGAGAGTGTCACATCAAGATCCCCGTCATCACCTTTGACTCCCCTGAGGAAGAGAAGCAGGAAGTGGAAGTcgaagagggagaagaagctGCTAGCTCAGAGGATGACCCCACGCTAAAACAGCAACTGACTACAAGCGCAAAGGAGGAGTTTCACCTGTGTAGAGAAACAACCAGCTCGTTGGAGTGTCCAGATCCAGAACAGGAGCACCTTGGCCTGCAGTTGACTAATGACAGAACACTAAGCCCACAGCTGACAAATGATAATAGCTCGTCAGGTATTGATGTCCACTCCCACCCTGACGACACGGATCCTCTGGATCCTAACGTGGATTCACAAGGTTTCCTGCGTATCCCGCCTGCTATGGGCCGCTACGGACCTGGGGGAAGGACTCACATCCGTGGTCTGAGCATGGACAGTGGGAAAGATGCTGTACTACTTTCAGACCGCTCACATAACACA ACTACCATGACCACTTCCAAGTCAGATCTGGAAGCGAAGGAGGGCCAGGTTCCCAACGAATCCAACTTCTTGGAGTTTGTTTCCTTGTTGGGGTCTCTCAGTACCAGAGGGGGAGGGGCCAGCACACAGGAAGAGGAGGggtcagaaaacaaacaggaagtgggagCTGCTGAGGAAG AGAATTTAAGTGTGAGTGTAACTTCCAAACCAGATGAGACAATAACAGAGACCAACACAGACAACAAACCAGAGAGACCCAAACCACCCACCAGTCTGCTTACTGACACACAACAGACTATACCACCCACACATATCCCAATAGTCTCTCCTGACAG tccacagacagacagagagaaagatccAGACTATGATTCCCTTCCTTCGCAAACGTCTCAGTCAGAGAGCTCAATGCTACAGGTCATCTGCAGACCAGAGGCTACCAACAAAGAAGAGGCCTACACCTtccatactgtacaca GAGACAGGCCTCGTAAGCTGTATGCAGAGCGAGCTCTCAACCTGCCACTAGGAGCAGAGCTTATCACCGGCAACATGTG CGACCTACTGTCAACGTCTTCCAACTCGGAGTGCCAGGATGGGATGGTGGGTGGTCACACTGACTGTCCTTTCCAGCGGCGCATCATCCCTGCACACAGGCTTCGGCCACGGAGAACACATCCTGAGATCTTCCAG GAAGAGGACTCACTGGATGAGTCATCAGAGACTTCCACTCAGGAGAAGCCGTCAAAGAAGATTTATTACAAACTCAAACTGTTTCCTGGGAAGTGGATCGACATTTTATATGACCGACTCACCCTGCTTGCCCTTTTGGACAG GAACCAGGATGTTCTGGAGAATCTAATTGCTGTCTTCATGGCCTTTCTGGTTTCTTTCCTGGGTTTTGTGCTTCTTAACCACGGCTGCTTCAAGGACTTCTGGGTCTTCCAGTTCTGCCTGGTCATAGCCAGCTGCCAGTACTCTTTACTAAAG agCGTTCAACCAGATGCAGCTTCACCAACACAT GGTCACAACCAGCTGGTGGCCTACAGCCGAGCGGCCTACTTCTGTATTTTCTGCTCTCTTATCTggctgctggagcagctgctgaggcGAAACGACCTGCCTGTCTCCACGTTGTACGGCGTCACCATCGTCTGCCATGATGCACTGCGTTTCCTACGAGACCTTTTAGTGG GTTTTACCTACTGCTTCCCAATCACCTTCCTGGTGGGCCTATTCCCTCAGATCAACACCTTCACGATCTACCTGCTGGAGCAGATTGACATGCACCTTTTTGGAGGAGCTG CTGCTACAAGTCTCATCTCTGCAGTCTACAGCATCCTACGCAGTCTGATTGCTTTGTCTCTGCTCTACGGTTTCTGCTTTGGAGCTCTCAAG GAGCCATGGGATGAGCAGCACACTCCAGCTCTGTTCTCTAGTTTCTGTGGCCTTTTAGTGGTTTTCTCGTACCACCTCAGTCGGCAGAGCAGTGATCCTTCCATACTGGT ATCGCTGATCAAGTCAAAGGTAATGCCTGCTTTGGTggagagtgaagaagaagaagaagaagaggaggatacAGACATTAAAGATCCACTCCCTGAGAAACTGCAGAACTCTGTG AAGGAGATTCTGGTGTCGGATGTGGTCGTGTGCTCTGTTGCCTACATCTTGACCTTCGCTATAACTGCGAGTACTGTATTCCTATCACTCAAG CCTTTCGTGACCATTGTGTTGTATGCTTTGGCGGGGACGGTGGGGTTTGTCACCCACTATCTGATCCCACAGCTGAGGAAGCATCACCCTTGGTTGTGGATCTCCCACCCAGTCCTCAAGACCAAGGAGTACCACCAGTTTGAACCCAGAG AGGACGCTGTGCTGATGTGGTTTGAGCGACTGTACGTGGGACTCCTGTGCTTTGAGAAGTACGTGGTGTACCCCGCCATCGTTCTGAGTGCGCTCACTAACGATGGCTTTGCCCTTAGTCACCGCAAGAAGCTAGGAATTCA CTGTGATGTTCTCCTGACGACAGTTGCTGGACTGAAACTCCTGCGTTCGTCCTTCTGCGACCCCAGCTTCCAGTTCCTCACACTGCTTTTCACGCTCgtctttttccattttgacTGTCCACGCGCCTCAGAGAGCTTCCTTCTGGACTTCTTCATCATGTCTATTATCTTCCATAAG atgCGTGAGCTGTTGTTGAAGCTTCATTTCATCCTGGTTTACATTGCTCCTTGGCAGATCGCCTGGGGCAGCGCTTTCCATGCCTTTGCTCAACCATTTGCTGTGCCTC actCTGccatgctgctgctccagacGCTGCTGACCACTGTCTTCTACACCCCCCTGGCTCCCTTCCTGGGAAGTGCCATCTTCATTTCCTCTTATCCACGACCCATCAAGTTCTGGGAGCGAAACTACAA CACAAAGCGTATTGACAACTCCAACAGCAGACTGGTGTCTCAAGTGGATAAAGAGACAG GGTGTGACGATAACAACCTAAACTCCATCTTTTATGAGTACCTGACTCGGTCCCTGCAGCATTCACTTTGTGGTGACCTTATGTTGGGCCGATGGGGCAACTACAGTGCCGGAGACTGTTTCATTTTGGCTTCTGACTACCTCAATGCTCTTGTCCACCTCATTGAAATCGGCAACGGGTTGGTCACTTTCCAGTTGAGGGGCCTGGAGTTCAGAG GTACATACTGCCAGCAGCGAGAGGTGGAGGCCATCACAGAGGGTGTTGAGGAAGACGatgcatgctgctgctgtgagccAGGTCACTTGCCTCACATGTTGTCATGCAATGCTGCTTTCAACTTGCGCTGGCTGGCCTGGGAGGTGATGGCCACCAAGTACCTGCTGGAGGGCTACAGCATCAGTGAGAACAATGCCGCAACCATGCTGCAAGTATATGACCTGCGAAAGCTGCTCATCACCTACTACCTGAAG aGTGTTATCTACTACCTGGTCCACTCTCCCAAACTGTCTACTTGGCTCAAAGATGCAACCATCCAGGATGCCCTGCAATCCTATACCAAGTGGCACCACATTGAGCGCGACCCTCAGGTCTTTAGTGTGAAGATTGATGAAGATTATGTACACTGCCTGCAGGGGGTGACGCGAGCCAGCTTCTGCAACGTGTACCTGGAGTGGATCCAATACTGTGCTGGGAAGATGGAGACG CCTGTGGACAGTGATGAAGATTCTCCTTTAGTGACACTGTCTTACGCTCTATCTGTCCTGGGAAGGAGATCCCTTGGGACGGCATCACACAACATGTCCAACAG TCTGGAATCATTTCTGTACGGCTTTAACACCCTATTTAAAGGCGACTTCCGCATCGCCACAAAGGATGAGTGGGTTTTTGCTGATCTGGACCTCCTGCAGAAGGTGGTGGCTCCTGCAGTCAGAATGAGCCTCAAACTGCATCAG GATCACTTCACGTGtctggaggagacagaagaggcaTCAATCCTGTACGAAGCCATCACTAACTACCGCAGCAGCCTGGTCATCTGCCACGAGAGTGACCCCGCCTGGCGTAAGGCAGTACTCTCCAGCCGCGACACACTGCTCACATTGAGACACATGATCGATGACGGCTCGGACGAGTATAAGATCATCATGCTCTACAAACGTCACCTTTGCTTCAAGGTCATCAAG ATCAATAAAGAGTGTGTACGAGGTCTGTGGGCAGGTCAGCAGCAAGAACTGGTGTTTTTACGGAACAGAAACCCAGAACGGGGCAGCATCCAGAACTCAAAGCAAGCGCTGAGGAACATGGTCAACTCATCCTGCGACCAGCCGCTGGGATACCCCAT GTATGTGTCTCCACTGACAACATCATACGCAGGAACACACCGCACGCTCCGAAGCATTGGCGGAGGGGCTTTAAGCTTGGACACCATTCGTTCCTGGCTCTGCTCTAAATGGTTACG GGTGCGTAAGGACAACCTGACCAGCTGTAACAGTGGTGTGAACATGGAAGATGTAGACTGTGGTGCCGGTGGTTCATCTTCTCTGAGCCATAACCGCCCCTCCTCCGTCACGTCCAACAGCCTGAGCCTCTACCAGCACAGGGCCAGGacaacacacagccacagacatCACAACACAG cgAGGAGAGAGTATCGCAGTCGGTCGGTGCAGGCTCAGAGTCAGCGTCCCCCCGTCAGCAGCCAGTCAGGGCCCATCTTGGACTCAGGCTCCAACCATGGGCTTGTCCAGCGTCTGTCCAACAGTCAGCTGTCCTTCAACACATCCATAGCCTCTATATTCTCCCAG GTACCACGTCTCTCAGGAGCAGGTGGAGTCAGCTCGCAGCTCCAGGCAGCACAGCATCAGCAGCGGTCCAGCCAG GTCTCCTCATCCTCGTCCACTCTAAGTCTGTTGTTTGGGAAGCGTAGTTTCTCCAGTGGCCTGGTTATCTCGGGGTTGTCCGCTGCTGAAGGGGGCAACACCACCGACACACAGTCCTCGTCTAGTGTCAACATTGCTATCGGACCCTCACACAGGTCCAGCAGCAGGGCCACACAG TGGACATCGGAGCCTTATGAAAGTATAGATGCAACCCATTCCAATGCTGCAGTCACGGTGAAGGACGGCACACAGTTAAGTGATCGAGACTGCAGCCAGGGATTAGACAAGACCCAGGAGGACTCCGCTTCTGCCTCGACAGCTCCTGAGCCACCGGATCAAAAGACTGTCTGA